The Psychrobacillus sp. FSL K6-4046 DNA window AAATGAATGAGGAGGCGCTAAAAATGACTAAATTACAAGAAGTAACTTCAAAATCATGTCCGTATTGCAAAGGGGAAGGGTACTTTCAATTAAGGCTTGGAGGATCCGAAACATGTGGCTGTTGTCAGGGCACTGGCAAGAAATAATAGTAAGGCTTTTTGACAAAAATGTGAAAAGAGATAACTGGATTGAATACCTGCCTCCGTTAAGGTAAACTATTTAAAGATGTAACGGAGGTTAATGACTATGAATTTTACAATTACACAGATGATTCTTTCAGTTTTAATATTTCTAGTAATGTTTTTTGGAATCGCCTTCCTATTAAATATGTTGCTTAGAATGTCTTGGTTTGTAGCTATTCTTTATCCACTTATAGTGATATTTATTATTGATGAGGTCGGAATTTTTGATTACTTTACAAAACCGGGTTCTTCCTTCTCTGCGCTAGGAGAAAAATTCATGTCACTACATATGGCAGATATCGTTATTTTATCAAGTGGTTTTGTCGGTGCAATTCTAGCTGGAATTGTAATTAAAATGCTACGTAAAAGTGGATATCAGATGTTTTAGAAAGATGGCCTATCTAGGCTGTCTTTTTTTGTTGTAGAGCCACTCTACTTAAATCTGTTTAACAAAAGATTTTTATAAATATACATAAACAGTTTCCTAGTTATATGCAGAGGTTTCAGCTTTAGCGATATCCACTCTATTATTCCTTTGGAAAGCTACGAAGATCGTTATTCTCTTATCTATTGTGTGCTTCCTCTTATGAGGTTTATATTGCTGAGAACAAATAAGTTAAATGGGAGTGGGAAAATGTTATTATTATGGCAACTTTCATTATTTGTTTCAATTTTAACTTTATTAGT harbors:
- a CDS encoding YuiB family protein yields the protein MTMNFTITQMILSVLIFLVMFFGIAFLLNMLLRMSWFVAILYPLIVIFIIDEVGIFDYFTKPGSSFSALGEKFMSLHMADIVILSSGFVGAILAGIVIKMLRKSGYQMF
- a CDS encoding YuiA family protein, with protein sequence MTKLQEVTSKSCPYCKGEGYFQLRLGGSETCGCCQGTGKK